A window from Frankiaceae bacterium encodes these proteins:
- a CDS encoding rhodanese-like domain-containing protein, which produces MQPSDVTEGTFLLDVREDDEWAAGHIPGSSHIPMSGLLARVAEVPKDRDVCVVCKVGARSAQVTAYLRQQGWPSVANLDGGVVAWVGAGKPFVADAGEARVL; this is translated from the coding sequence TTGCAGCCGTCCGACGTGACCGAAGGAACGTTCCTGCTCGACGTCCGCGAGGACGACGAGTGGGCGGCCGGGCACATCCCCGGCTCGTCGCACATCCCCATGAGCGGGCTGCTCGCGCGGGTCGCCGAGGTGCCGAAGGACCGCGACGTCTGCGTCGTCTGCAAGGTCGGGGCGCGGTCGGCGCAGGTGACGGCGTACCTGCGGCAGCAGGGCTGGCCGTCGGTCGCGAACCTCGACGGCGGCGTCGTCGCGTGGGTCGGCGCGGGCAAGCCGTTCGTGGCGGACGCGGGGGAGGCGAGGGTGCTGTGA
- a CDS encoding maleylpyruvate isomerase family mycothiol-dependent enzyme, which yields MSTPVSSIKQIKRGEGALLSRVEYTRLAQTLLELTEEEWAAPVPDCPGWTVKALASHVLGGLECVRKPKEFVRQYLAGIRLAKKLDLPGPVDGLNEVQIRKYAAMTGPQIAARIADLVEPALRHRMRTPLVLRYGIWTKLDVKGRTPVAWVLDVVYTRDTFLHRLDVARALGRDVEVDEVEGRVIADMVREWAARHGQPVTLRLTGPAGGTYVAGTGGAEVECDAVEWARAVAGRAPAVGLLATSVQI from the coding sequence GTGAGCACACCGGTCTCCTCGATCAAGCAGATCAAGCGCGGCGAGGGCGCGCTGCTGTCGCGGGTCGAGTACACGCGGCTCGCGCAGACGCTCCTCGAGCTCACCGAGGAGGAGTGGGCGGCGCCGGTCCCCGACTGCCCCGGCTGGACCGTCAAGGCGCTGGCGTCGCACGTGCTCGGCGGGCTCGAGTGCGTACGCAAGCCGAAGGAGTTCGTGCGCCAGTACCTCGCCGGCATCCGGCTCGCGAAGAAGCTCGATCTGCCGGGCCCCGTCGACGGCCTCAACGAGGTGCAGATCCGCAAGTACGCCGCGATGACCGGCCCCCAGATCGCCGCGCGGATCGCGGACCTCGTCGAGCCGGCGCTGCGGCACCGGATGCGGACGCCGTTGGTGCTGCGCTACGGCATCTGGACCAAGCTCGACGTGAAGGGCCGGACGCCGGTCGCGTGGGTGCTCGACGTCGTCTACACGCGGGACACGTTCCTGCACCGGCTCGACGTGGCGCGGGCGCTCGGTCGCGACGTGGAGGTCGACGAGGTCGAGGGCCGCGTCATCGCGGACATGGTGCGCGAGTGGGCGGCCCGCCACGGCCAGCCGGTGACGCTGCGGCTCACCGGGCCCGCCGGGGGGACGTACGTCGCGGGGACCGGCGGCGCGGAGGTCGAGTGCGACGCCGTCGAGTGGGCGCGCGCCGTAGCAGGTCGCGCGCCCGCTGTGGGGCTCCTGGCGACATCTGTGCAGATCTAG
- a CDS encoding Uma2 family endonuclease, with the protein MTAVTALPLRGGPFTRADLESMPDDGRRYELIDGCLLVTPAPRWMHQRGVAELFVILRAATPDYAETLPGPFAIVPEDDTELQPDVFVARRADFTEKELPAAPLLVVEVLSPSTRSFDLGAKRERYERAGTPAYWVFDPAAVRLRAWELRDGAYVLVGDVSGDEAFETNVPFPVRVVPSTLV; encoded by the coding sequence ATGACTGCTGTGACCGCACTGCCGCTGCGCGGGGGACCGTTCACGCGGGCCGACCTGGAGTCGATGCCCGATGACGGCCGCCGCTACGAGCTCATCGACGGGTGCCTGCTCGTGACGCCCGCACCCAGGTGGATGCACCAGCGTGGCGTCGCCGAGCTGTTCGTGATCCTCCGCGCGGCAACGCCGGACTACGCCGAGACGCTGCCGGGCCCCTTCGCGATCGTGCCGGAGGACGACACGGAGTTGCAGCCGGACGTCTTCGTGGCGCGGCGCGCGGACTTCACCGAGAAGGAGCTACCCGCCGCGCCACTGCTCGTGGTCGAGGTGCTGTCGCCGAGCACGCGGTCTTTCGACCTCGGCGCGAAGCGCGAGCGGTACGAGCGCGCGGGCACGCCGGCGTACTGGGTCTTCGACCCGGCCGCCGTCCGGCTCCGTGCCTGGGAGCTGCGCGACGGCGCGTACGTTCTCGTCGGAGACGTCAGCGGTGACGAGGCATTCGAGACGAACGTGCCCTTCCCTGTCCGGGTGGTCCCCTCCACGCTCGTCTGA
- the thiC gene encoding phosphomethylpyrimidine synthase ThiC: MPSSKTYLPGSRPDIRVPMREVRLTTGDSVVLYDTSGPYTDPTVTTDLERGLARLRDPWIRERGDVVETPSGALIAADPDRAVTQLAYARRGEITPEMEYVAIREGVTPEYVRDEVAAGRAIIPANVNHPESEPMAIGRGFLVKINANIGNSAVASSIEEEVEKMTWATRWGADTVMDLSTGKNIHATREWVVRNSPVPIGTVPIYQALEKVDGKAADLSWEVYRETLIEQCEQGVDYFTVHAGVLLRYVPMTAKRKTGIVSRGGSILAAWCLAHHQENFLYTHFEDICRILKQYDVAFSLGDGLRPGSIYDANDEAQLAELRTLGELTKVAWEHDVQVMIEGPGHVPMNKIKENMELQLELCHEAPFYTLGPLTTDIAPAYDHITSAIGAAMIGWYGTAMLCYVTPKEHLGLPNRDDVKEGVIAYKIAAHAADLAKGHPGAQAWDDALSDARFEFRWADQFDLSLDPDRAREYHDETLPAEPAKTAHFCSMCGPHFCSMKITQDVRAYAAAQGVSEDEALTAGMKAKSAEFVELGASVYVE, from the coding sequence ATGCCGTCCTCGAAGACGTACCTGCCGGGGAGCCGTCCCGACATCCGCGTGCCGATGCGCGAGGTCCGCCTCACCACCGGCGACAGCGTCGTGCTGTACGACACGTCAGGGCCGTACACCGACCCGACTGTCACGACCGACCTCGAGCGCGGCCTCGCGAGGCTGCGGGACCCGTGGATCCGCGAGCGCGGCGACGTGGTCGAGACGCCGAGCGGCGCGCTCATCGCCGCCGACCCCGACAGGGCCGTGACGCAGCTCGCCTACGCGCGCCGCGGCGAGATCACCCCCGAGATGGAGTACGTCGCCATCCGCGAGGGCGTCACGCCGGAGTACGTCCGCGACGAGGTCGCCGCCGGCCGCGCGATCATCCCCGCGAACGTCAACCACCCCGAGTCGGAGCCGATGGCGATCGGCCGCGGTTTCCTCGTCAAGATCAACGCGAACATCGGCAACTCCGCCGTCGCCTCCTCCATCGAGGAGGAGGTCGAGAAGATGACGTGGGCGACCCGTTGGGGAGCCGACACCGTCATGGACCTCTCCACCGGCAAGAACATCCACGCCACCCGCGAGTGGGTCGTCCGCAACTCGCCGGTGCCGATCGGCACGGTGCCGATCTACCAGGCCCTGGAGAAGGTCGACGGCAAGGCCGCGGACCTCTCCTGGGAGGTCTACCGCGAGACGCTGATCGAGCAGTGCGAGCAGGGCGTCGACTACTTCACGGTCCACGCCGGCGTACTGCTGCGCTACGTCCCCATGACCGCCAAGCGCAAGACCGGCATCGTCAGCCGCGGCGGCTCGATCCTCGCCGCGTGGTGCCTCGCGCACCACCAGGAGAACTTCCTCTACACGCACTTCGAGGACATCTGCCGGATCCTCAAGCAGTACGACGTGGCGTTCTCGCTCGGCGACGGCCTGCGCCCCGGCTCCATCTACGACGCCAACGACGAGGCCCAGCTGGCCGAGCTGCGGACCCTCGGCGAGCTCACCAAGGTCGCGTGGGAGCACGACGTCCAGGTCATGATCGAGGGTCCTGGGCACGTCCCCATGAACAAGATCAAGGAGAACATGGAGCTCCAGCTCGAGCTCTGCCACGAGGCGCCGTTCTACACGCTCGGCCCGCTGACCACCGACATCGCGCCGGCGTACGACCACATCACCAGTGCCATCGGCGCGGCGATGATCGGCTGGTACGGCACCGCGATGCTCTGCTACGTCACGCCGAAGGAGCACCTCGGGCTGCCCAACCGCGACGACGTGAAGGAAGGCGTCATCGCGTACAAGATCGCCGCGCACGCCGCCGACCTCGCCAAGGGCCACCCCGGCGCGCAGGCGTGGGACGACGCGCTCTCCGACGCGCGGTTCGAGTTCCGCTGGGCCGACCAGTTCGACCTCTCGCTCGACCCCGACAGGGCGCGCGAGTACCACGACGAGACGCTCCCCGCGGAGCCGGCGAAGACCGCGCACTTCTGCTCGATGTGCGGGCCGCACTTCTGCTCGATGAAGATCACGCAGGACGTGCGGGCGTACGCCGCCGCGCAGGGCGTCTCCGAGGACGAGGCCCTGACCGCGGGGATGAAGGCGAAGTCGGCGGAGTTCGTGGAGCTCGGCGCGTCGGTCTACGTCGAGTAG
- a CDS encoding methylated-DNA--[protein]-cysteine S-methyltransferase — protein MAELAFLKNGPGAPAATVEAFVARAGDEADVAVAPVDAPFGRVWVAVTARGLARVSYDAYDDLLADLAARVSPRVLEAPARADEVRRQLDGYFAGERTMFDLELDWSLVRTPFQRRVLEATAAVPYGASVTYTDVATSAGSPKAVRAAGSALGANPLCIVVPCHRVLRAGGALGGYAGGLDAKRWLLAREADSRTLPR, from the coding sequence ATGGCAGAGCTCGCGTTCCTGAAGAACGGTCCAGGCGCCCCCGCCGCCACGGTCGAGGCGTTCGTCGCGCGCGCGGGAGACGAGGCCGACGTCGCGGTGGCGCCGGTGGACGCGCCGTTCGGGCGCGTCTGGGTCGCGGTGACCGCGCGGGGGCTGGCGCGGGTGTCGTACGACGCGTACGACGACCTGCTCGCCGACCTCGCCGCGCGCGTCTCCCCGCGCGTCCTCGAAGCGCCCGCCCGCGCCGACGAGGTACGCCGCCAGCTCGACGGCTATTTCGCAGGCGAACGCACCATGTTCGACCTGGAGCTGGACTGGTCGCTGGTGCGGACGCCGTTCCAGCGGCGGGTGCTGGAGGCCACGGCGGCGGTGCCGTACGGCGCCTCGGTCACCTACACCGACGTCGCGACGAGCGCCGGCAGCCCGAAGGCCGTCCGCGCCGCGGGCAGCGCGCTCGGCGCCAACCCGCTCTGCATCGTCGTCCCCTGCCACCGCGTGCTCCGCGCGGGCGGGGCGCTCGGCGGGTACGCCGGCGGGCTCGACGCCAAGCGGTGGCTGCTGGCAAGGGAGGCCGATTCGCGTACGCTCCCGCGCTAA
- a CDS encoding sigma-70 family RNA polymerase sigma factor: MPVGPPPFQTFFADHRDAVWRLLVATVGPHDADDCFQETWLAALRVWPPAEEENLRGWLFTIARRKAVDEHRSRARRPLAVEAPEPVSDVGGTDPEPALWDDVRRLPEKQRVAVVHRFVADLDYAEIGAVMGTSAEAARRNVHEGVTKLRKTWQSSRS, from the coding sequence GTGCCCGTGGGGCCGCCGCCGTTCCAGACGTTCTTCGCCGACCACCGCGACGCGGTGTGGCGGCTGCTCGTCGCGACCGTCGGGCCGCACGACGCCGACGACTGCTTCCAGGAGACCTGGCTCGCCGCGCTGCGCGTCTGGCCGCCGGCGGAGGAGGAGAACCTGCGCGGCTGGCTGTTCACGATCGCGCGGCGCAAGGCGGTCGACGAGCACAGGTCGCGCGCCCGCAGGCCACTCGCCGTCGAGGCGCCGGAGCCCGTTTCCGACGTCGGCGGCACGGACCCGGAGCCGGCGCTCTGGGACGACGTACGCCGCCTGCCGGAGAAGCAGCGGGTCGCGGTCGTGCACCGGTTCGTCGCCGACCTGGACTACGCCGAGATCGGCGCCGTCATGGGCACCTCCGCCGAGGCCGCCCGCCGCAACGTCCACGAGGGCGTCACGAAGCTGAGGAAGACATGGCAGAGCTCGCGTTCCTGA
- a CDS encoding acyl-CoA dehydrogenase family protein, translating into MSVVAIPEEYVALTDALRDFVEREARPLEEQHAQELQETGHITGAVEMRRALRKKSVAAGFYGLFMPEEVGGAGIGYLGMALAYEAVAQTGSYLAAGGGLLPNVEGPTPVLLDCNEEQRERYLMPTMRAEREAAFALTEPEAGSDATKIKTRAVATGSGGYVVNGRKHFITHGAEADYVLLFAVTDPEKGAQGGITCFLVDTDTPGFTVARKQQTMYDNHQAELVFEDMEVGAEQILGREGYGFYSAMKWINGGRIQIAANAVGVAQHLLGKMLDYAKTREAFGKPIGKNQYVQGHIVDSLCELEQARLLTYVASDTIDNGGDGRTWAAKAKYVASEMVGRVADRAIQVYGGNGYMTEMGIERYARMVRAMRLYEGTSEILKTNIAKGLGL; encoded by the coding sequence GTGTCCGTCGTCGCCATCCCCGAGGAGTACGTCGCCCTCACCGACGCCCTGCGCGACTTCGTCGAGCGCGAGGCGCGCCCGCTCGAGGAACAGCACGCCCAGGAGCTGCAGGAGACCGGGCACATCACCGGTGCCGTCGAGATGCGGCGCGCGCTGCGCAAGAAGAGTGTCGCCGCTGGCTTCTACGGGCTGTTCATGCCGGAGGAGGTCGGCGGCGCGGGCATCGGCTACCTCGGCATGGCGCTGGCGTACGAGGCCGTCGCGCAGACCGGCTCGTACCTCGCCGCCGGCGGCGGCCTCCTCCCGAACGTCGAGGGCCCGACGCCCGTACTCCTCGACTGCAACGAGGAGCAGCGCGAGCGCTACCTCATGCCGACGATGCGGGCCGAGCGGGAGGCGGCGTTCGCGCTGACCGAGCCCGAGGCCGGCTCCGACGCGACCAAGATCAAGACGCGCGCGGTGGCGACCGGCTCCGGCGGCTACGTCGTCAACGGCCGCAAGCACTTCATCACCCACGGCGCCGAGGCCGACTACGTCCTCCTCTTCGCCGTCACCGACCCCGAGAAGGGCGCGCAGGGCGGCATCACGTGCTTCCTCGTCGACACCGACACGCCGGGGTTCACCGTCGCGCGCAAGCAGCAGACGATGTACGACAACCACCAGGCCGAGCTCGTGTTCGAGGACATGGAGGTCGGCGCCGAGCAGATCCTCGGCCGCGAGGGCTACGGCTTCTACTCGGCCATGAAGTGGATCAACGGCGGCCGCATCCAGATCGCCGCCAACGCCGTCGGCGTCGCCCAGCACCTGCTCGGCAAGATGCTCGACTACGCCAAGACGCGTGAGGCGTTCGGCAAGCCGATCGGCAAGAACCAGTACGTCCAGGGCCACATCGTCGACTCGCTCTGCGAGCTCGAGCAGGCCCGCCTGCTGACCTACGTCGCGAGCGACACGATCGACAACGGCGGCGACGGCCGTACGTGGGCCGCGAAGGCCAAGTACGTCGCGTCCGAAATGGTCGGCCGCGTCGCCGACCGCGCGATCCAGGTGTACGGCGGCAACGGCTACATGACGGAGATGGGCATCGAGCGGTACGCCCGCATGGTGCGCGCAATGCGCCTCTACGAGGGCACGTCGGAGATCCTCAAGACCAACATCGCCAAGGGCCTCGGCCTCTAG